In Candidatus Tiamatella incendiivivens, a single genomic region encodes these proteins:
- a CDS encoding winged helix-turn-helix transcriptional regulator produces the protein MRKLLSIISVLTIILLVFLPSVSAETPVISSTYDCRDGIVYVVTYIKQVQGLTNLTIPEDSGTFEESVVAVNQNGTPLPVLVGGGEITVFLNNDTQSIQLSYIIYPTSVSDTYLLEIHASGKSTIILPTNGSLVYASDSPNIYANYSRITLTYLNPGVYTIYYSITTYTTTSTMPGGTSTTVSGSYTQSTTTSQGGVSTTGSQSRSSTVSGSYTQSTTASQGTSTTGTTQTSTPIYRTMRKDTWTYIILGLFLAAVVLAIYVLSHKKTTSENGFDLIESRIDDRDFLLLNLIKKGGHSISSLAKESGLSKSVVWRRIRKLEEMGLIETSKGIGKVEISLTNKGRDLLANS, from the coding sequence GTGAGGAAACTACTGAGCATAATTTCTGTATTAACCATTATTCTATTAGTATTTCTGCCTTCGGTATCGGCTGAAACACCAGTAATTTCTAGCACATATGACTGTAGAGATGGTATTGTTTATGTTGTTACCTACATTAAACAAGTTCAAGGGTTAACGAACCTGACAATTCCAGAGGATTCCGGAACTTTCGAGGAGAGTGTTGTAGCAGTAAATCAGAATGGGACTCCGCTCCCAGTACTTGTAGGAGGAGGTGAGATTACTGTATTCTTAAACAACGATACTCAGAGCATTCAACTGTCATATATTATATATCCGACTTCTGTATCCGATACCTATCTCCTCGAAATACATGCTTCGGGGAAATCGACGATTATTCTTCCAACTAATGGTAGCTTAGTATATGCAAGTGATTCCCCTAATATCTACGCAAATTATAGCAGAATAACACTGACATATCTCAACCCAGGAGTCTATACAATATACTATTCTATTACTACTTATACAACAACCTCAACAATGCCAGGGGGAACCAGCACTACAGTATCCGGGTCATATACCCAGTCTACAACTACTTCTCAAGGAGGAGTCAGCACGACAGGATCACAAAGTAGAAGTAGTACAGTATCCGGGTCATATACCCAGTCTACAACCGCTTCTCAAGGAACATCAACAACAGGTACGACTCAAACATCAACACCTATCTATAGAACTATGAGAAAAGATACTTGGACGTATATAATCCTGGGATTATTCTTGGCCGCTGTGGTTTTGGCTATTTATGTTTTATCACATAAGAAAACGACATCTGAAAATGGTTTTGATCTAATCGAGTCAAGAATCGATGATAGAGACTTCCTTTTACTCAATTTAATTAAAAAAGGCGGTCACAGCATTTCGAGCTTAGCAAAAGAAAGCGGTCTAAGCAAATCGGTTGTGTGGAGAAGAATAAGAAAACTCGAGGAAATGGGTCTAATAGAAACGAGCAAGGGTATAGGTAAAGTGGAAATTAGCCTAACAAACAAAGGCCGGGATCTCCTAGCAAACAGCTAG